One genomic segment of Actinoplanes ianthinogenes includes these proteins:
- a CDS encoding NtaA/DmoA family FMN-dependent monooxygenase (This protein belongs to a clade of FMN-dependent monooxygenases, within a broader family of flavin-dependent oxidoreductases, the luciferase-like monooxygenase (LMM) family, some of whose members use coenzyme F420 rather than FMN.), whose amino-acid sequence MPPERNHLILSVALNSTGSAARSWAAAGTKWNRFVDWNHYLRSAQLAHEGVFDIVFVSDHPALQRDNTSRPIHSFDPTVLFSAVAAAVPDIGFLLTASTSYNSPYNLARRLATLDHISGGRVIWNVVSSFNPDIAANFGAAPLPGRAERYRRADEFVQLVKDLWLSWDTPPDEPPDEQLWDAGTARRIDHRGEFFDVTGPLNVPIGPQGHPVISQAGASAAGIDLAAKHADIVYASLLHRTSAVDYRARLRDRALVHGRDPGDLRLLPGLTVILGETRAEAYRKHEALHGHRGEEGLIADFLHRNWATDLPAGLDPDKPLDPALFTWDEGQQRPVGFVKSFAELAAAEEITPRQLVRRVEGGHRLAVGTPHEVADTILDWWSSGAVDGFNIHIPVLPDGIAEFNRHVVPLLRAAGAVPTGYDGSTLRERLKLRDPRNPEPAPSRS is encoded by the coding sequence TTGCCGCCTGAACGGAACCACCTCATCCTGAGCGTCGCGCTCAACAGCACCGGTTCCGCCGCACGCTCCTGGGCCGCCGCGGGCACGAAGTGGAACCGGTTCGTCGACTGGAACCACTACCTGCGGTCGGCGCAGCTCGCGCACGAGGGCGTGTTCGACATCGTGTTCGTCTCCGACCACCCGGCGCTGCAACGCGACAACACGTCCCGGCCGATCCACAGTTTCGATCCGACCGTGCTGTTCTCCGCGGTGGCCGCGGCCGTCCCGGACATCGGATTCCTGCTGACCGCGTCCACCTCCTACAACTCGCCGTACAACCTGGCCCGCCGGCTGGCCACTCTCGATCACATCTCCGGCGGCCGGGTGATCTGGAACGTGGTCTCCAGCTTCAACCCGGACATCGCCGCGAACTTCGGCGCCGCGCCGCTGCCCGGGCGCGCCGAGCGGTACCGGCGCGCCGACGAGTTCGTCCAGCTGGTCAAGGATCTCTGGCTGAGCTGGGACACCCCGCCGGACGAGCCGCCGGACGAGCAGCTGTGGGACGCGGGCACGGCGCGGCGGATCGACCATCGCGGCGAGTTCTTCGACGTCACCGGGCCGCTGAACGTGCCGATCGGTCCGCAGGGCCATCCGGTGATCTCGCAGGCCGGCGCGTCCGCCGCGGGCATCGACCTGGCCGCCAAGCACGCCGACATCGTGTACGCGTCCCTGCTGCACCGGACGTCCGCCGTCGACTACCGGGCACGGCTGCGCGACCGTGCCCTGGTCCACGGCCGGGACCCCGGGGACCTGCGGCTGCTCCCCGGACTGACCGTGATCCTCGGCGAGACGCGTGCCGAGGCGTACCGAAAACATGAAGCGCTGCACGGGCACCGTGGCGAGGAGGGCCTGATCGCCGACTTCCTGCACCGCAACTGGGCGACGGACCTGCCCGCCGGCCTGGATCCGGACAAGCCGCTGGACCCGGCGCTGTTCACCTGGGACGAGGGTCAGCAGCGGCCGGTCGGCTTCGTGAAGTCGTTCGCCGAGCTGGCGGCTGCCGAGGAGATCACCCCACGGCAGCTCGTGCGCCGTGTCGAGGGCGGCCATCGCCTGGCGGTCGGCACCCCGCACGAGGTCGCCGACACCATCCTGGACTGGTGGAGCTCCGGCGCGGTGGACGGCTTCAACATCCACATCCCGGTCCTGCCGGACGGCATCGCCGAGTTCAACCGGCACGTCGTCCCGCTGCTGCGCGCGGCCGGCGCCGTCCCCACCGGTTACGACGGCTCCACCCTGCGCGAACGCCTCAAACTCCGCGACCCCCGGAATCCCGAGCCCGCGCCATCAAGATCATGA
- a CDS encoding NAD(P)-binding domain-containing protein: MANADLAARESLRLLGPDPAGWVPPTDGTDHDVAVIGAGQSGLTIAHALRRYGITRLTVLDAVDDEQHVGSWASRARMHTLRTGKTLVGPELGNPALGVRAWYEARYGPDAWAAIDRVPTADWIAYLTWFQRQVRVPVRRGVRVLRVEPGDAGRIRLHLRQQGRDSVETVRKLVLATGVEGIGGPRIPDEVAALSPAVFAHTGHDIDFAARRGRTVAVLGAAASAFDAAATALEAGAAEVHLFSRRDDLVVVRPGGVAPSPAAHDTFHHLPDDVRWKRRFAFAGSVPADSVVRATAHPNFRIHLAAPWQDATEAGGQVRVTAADGPHTFDFVIAGTGYQQDPRTRPELAGIAGRIARWQDRYEPPTELRSEHLGSFPYVGPGYELTARDSTDAAWVSAIHVFNAAASQSFGLPVGDIPSLRAGVPRLVDAIARDLVLADLHRPAPSAPAPASREEYAHALWKPATVAA; the protein is encoded by the coding sequence ATGGCGAACGCTGATCTCGCCGCCCGTGAATCCCTCCGGCTGCTCGGCCCCGATCCGGCCGGCTGGGTCCCGCCGACCGACGGCACCGACCACGACGTCGCGGTGATCGGGGCCGGCCAGAGCGGACTGACCATCGCCCACGCCCTCCGCCGGTACGGCATCACCCGGCTCACCGTCCTGGACGCGGTCGACGACGAGCAGCACGTCGGGAGCTGGGCGAGCCGGGCCCGGATGCACACGCTGCGCACCGGCAAGACCCTGGTCGGACCCGAGTTGGGCAATCCGGCGCTCGGCGTCCGCGCCTGGTACGAAGCCCGCTACGGCCCGGACGCCTGGGCCGCGATCGACCGGGTACCGACCGCCGACTGGATCGCCTACCTCACCTGGTTCCAGCGGCAGGTGCGGGTGCCGGTCCGGCGCGGCGTCCGGGTGCTGCGGGTCGAGCCGGGCGACGCCGGCCGGATCCGGCTGCACCTGCGGCAGCAGGGTCGCGACTCGGTCGAGACGGTACGCAAACTGGTCCTGGCCACCGGCGTCGAGGGCATCGGCGGCCCGCGCATCCCGGACGAGGTGGCCGCCCTGTCCCCCGCGGTGTTCGCGCACACCGGCCACGACATCGACTTCGCCGCACGGCGCGGCCGCACGGTCGCCGTGCTCGGCGCCGCCGCCTCCGCGTTCGACGCCGCCGCCACCGCGCTGGAGGCCGGCGCGGCCGAGGTGCACCTGTTCTCCCGGCGGGACGACCTGGTCGTCGTCCGGCCCGGCGGGGTCGCGCCCAGCCCCGCCGCCCACGACACCTTCCACCACCTGCCCGACGACGTGCGGTGGAAGCGCCGGTTCGCGTTCGCCGGCAGCGTCCCGGCCGACTCGGTGGTGCGGGCCACCGCCCATCCGAACTTCCGGATCCACCTGGCCGCCCCGTGGCAGGACGCCACCGAGGCCGGCGGGCAGGTCCGGGTCACCGCCGCGGACGGCCCGCACACCTTCGACTTCGTCATCGCCGGCACCGGCTATCAGCAGGATCCGCGGACCCGCCCCGAGCTGGCCGGGATCGCCGGCCGGATCGCCCGCTGGCAGGACCGCTACGAGCCCCCCACCGAGCTGCGGTCGGAGCATCTCGGCAGCTTCCCCTACGTCGGGCCCGGTTACGAGCTGACCGCCCGGGACAGCACCGACGCCGCCTGGGTGTCCGCGATCCACGTGTTCAACGCCGCCGCGAGCCAGAGTTTCGGGCTACCGGTCGGTGACATCCCCAGCCTGCGCGCGGGCGTCCCCCGGCTGGTCGACGCGATCGCCCGGGACCTGGTCCTGGCCGACCTGCACCGCCCGGCACCGTCCGCTCCCGCCCCCGCGTCGCGCGAGGAATACGCGCACGCGCTCTGGAAGCCGGCGACCGTTGCCGCCTGA
- a CDS encoding LysR family transcriptional regulator, with amino-acid sequence MLDLRRMMLLSDLADLGTVTAVAERRCITSSAVSQQLRVLEKETGAILFRRDGRTLTLTRSGHVLVEHVRRVLGAVDEALSAVAATRGSVAGQIAVASFNMGVSMLAAPTIQQLRIAEPDLQIHLQQAPSQAGVRLLRQGEVDIAITCRYDFDADDPWSGLAGDPLLHEPLVLMAPSHLHLRIRGRGLSALAGESWVTGPRDSRLDTAVERAGKSAGFIPEIKHRVIGAQNICDLAATEVGAAIVPRLSVPAHLEGLIVDGLHLGVRTISAVVREGRQRDPNIATILRTLRTIAAEIAPAPRADRLSIAS; translated from the coding sequence ATGCTCGACCTGCGGCGCATGATGCTCCTCAGCGACCTCGCCGATCTCGGCACGGTGACCGCCGTGGCGGAGCGCCGGTGCATCACCAGCTCCGCGGTGTCGCAGCAGTTGCGCGTGCTGGAGAAGGAGACCGGCGCCATCCTGTTCCGCCGCGACGGCCGGACGCTGACCCTGACCCGCAGTGGCCACGTCCTGGTCGAGCACGTGCGCCGAGTCCTGGGCGCGGTCGACGAGGCGCTCAGCGCGGTCGCCGCCACCCGCGGCTCGGTCGCCGGGCAGATCGCCGTCGCCTCGTTCAACATGGGCGTCTCCATGCTCGCCGCGCCGACGATCCAGCAGCTGCGGATCGCCGAGCCCGATCTCCAGATCCACCTCCAGCAGGCGCCCAGCCAGGCCGGCGTGCGGCTGCTGCGGCAGGGCGAGGTCGACATCGCGATCACCTGTCGCTACGACTTCGACGCCGACGACCCGTGGAGCGGCCTCGCCGGCGATCCGCTCCTGCACGAGCCGCTGGTCCTGATGGCGCCCTCGCACCTGCACCTGCGGATCCGCGGCCGCGGCCTGTCCGCGCTGGCCGGCGAGTCGTGGGTGACCGGCCCGCGCGACTCCCGGCTGGACACCGCGGTGGAGCGGGCCGGCAAGTCGGCCGGCTTCATCCCGGAGATCAAGCACCGGGTGATCGGCGCGCAGAACATCTGCGACCTGGCCGCCACCGAGGTCGGCGCCGCCATCGTGCCCCGCCTGTCCGTGCCGGCCCATCTGGAGGGCCTGATCGTCGACGGACTCCACCTGGGCGTGCGGACCATCAGCGCGGTGGTCCGGGAGGGTCGCCAGCGCGACCCCAACATCGCGACCATCCTCCGCACGCTGCGCACCATCGCGGCGGAGATCGCGCCCGCGCCGCGCGCCGACCGCCTGAGCATCGCCTCTTAG
- a CDS encoding putative bifunctional diguanylate cyclase/phosphodiesterase: MGVVLLVAQFVAIMPVAHGWMDRHTWVNDVLQDGIYLLAAALVAARGLGVRQDRGAWLLMAGGLSCYAAGTVYWIAVLVDLHPPPYPSPADAMWLAYYPFAYAALLRLLRARRSRISLPTWLDGLIASACAAAFASLVFLSGFTFGGSAASILVSLAYPIADIVLAGLLLGAWALSGWRTEPVWVLLLAGMGLNTTANAIHMFDTNHGTYIPGGWTDALWSVALALIVVAAWQTRKRSSVRGSTRAFVGSSLPVALACAAMGLLLYGSWHGHVVPRTSTLLAATAIAAAIVRMLLTVRAVEALSDARRQARTDDLTELPNRRLFQETLDAELHLRDPCAPMAVAIVDLDRFKEINDSFGHHLGDKLLQLVAARLGEALGDNGMLARLGGDEFGVLLPAAGVDRALQSATGLLTALRHPFDLEKVTLHVDASIGLAVFPDHGTDRSALMRHADNAMYTAKSDHSGLAVASEGADDDSGRRRLTTLEELRAGLDDGDLILHYQPQLDLATGAVSGVEALVRWNHPTRGLVYPDGFLSLAEHAGLMGRLTMQVLELALEQCRDWRAAGLDLTVAVNLSTSNLHDPTLAAYVATALSRYGVPPAALHLEVTEEVLMRDAARATETLAQLRANGIRLAVDDYGTGYSSLAYLHALPVDDLKLDRAFVAHCDTDPRSAAIVKSTVELAHNLNMRLIAEGVENEVVLDRLREWDCDLVQGYHLSRPQAADRLTPWLLERQAAQSPAPSTRVAW, encoded by the coding sequence GTGGGCGTTGTGCTGCTGGTCGCGCAGTTTGTCGCGATCATGCCGGTAGCGCACGGCTGGATGGACCGGCACACCTGGGTGAACGACGTGCTCCAGGACGGGATCTACCTGCTGGCCGCCGCGCTGGTGGCGGCCCGCGGTCTCGGCGTGCGCCAGGACCGCGGCGCCTGGCTGCTGATGGCCGGCGGCCTGAGCTGCTACGCCGCGGGCACGGTCTACTGGATCGCGGTCCTCGTCGACCTGCACCCGCCGCCGTACCCCTCGCCGGCCGACGCGATGTGGCTGGCGTATTACCCGTTCGCCTACGCCGCGCTGCTGCGGCTGCTGCGGGCCCGGCGCTCCCGGATCAGCCTGCCCACCTGGCTCGACGGCCTGATCGCCTCGGCCTGCGCGGCGGCGTTCGCCTCGCTGGTGTTCCTGTCCGGCTTCACCTTCGGCGGTTCGGCCGCGTCGATCCTGGTGAGCCTGGCCTACCCGATCGCCGACATCGTGCTGGCCGGCCTGCTGCTGGGCGCGTGGGCGCTCAGCGGCTGGCGCACCGAACCGGTGTGGGTGCTGCTGCTGGCCGGGATGGGCCTCAACACCACCGCCAACGCCATCCACATGTTCGACACCAACCACGGCACCTACATCCCGGGCGGCTGGACGGACGCGCTGTGGTCGGTCGCGCTGGCTCTCATCGTCGTGGCCGCCTGGCAGACCCGCAAACGGTCGTCGGTCCGGGGATCGACCAGGGCGTTCGTGGGCTCGTCGCTACCGGTGGCGCTGGCCTGCGCGGCGATGGGCCTGCTGCTGTACGGCAGCTGGCACGGCCACGTGGTGCCCCGCACCAGCACCCTGCTCGCGGCCACCGCGATCGCCGCGGCGATCGTCCGCATGCTGCTCACCGTGCGGGCCGTCGAAGCGCTTTCGGACGCCCGCCGCCAGGCCCGCACCGACGACCTGACCGAACTGCCCAACCGCCGCCTGTTCCAGGAGACCCTGGACGCCGAACTGCACCTGCGCGACCCGTGCGCGCCGATGGCGGTCGCCATCGTCGACCTGGACCGCTTCAAGGAGATCAACGACAGCTTCGGGCATCACCTCGGTGACAAGCTGCTGCAACTGGTCGCCGCCCGGCTGGGCGAGGCGCTCGGCGACAACGGCATGCTGGCCCGCCTCGGCGGCGACGAGTTCGGCGTGCTGCTGCCCGCCGCCGGGGTCGACCGCGCCCTGCAAAGCGCGACCGGGCTGCTCACCGCGCTGCGGCACCCGTTCGACCTGGAAAAGGTCACCCTGCACGTCGACGCCAGCATCGGCCTGGCCGTCTTTCCCGACCACGGCACCGACCGCAGCGCCCTGATGCGGCACGCCGACAACGCCATGTACACCGCCAAGAGCGACCACAGCGGCCTCGCCGTGGCCAGCGAGGGCGCCGACGACGACAGCGGCCGGCGGCGGCTCACCACGCTGGAGGAGCTGCGCGCCGGTCTCGACGACGGCGACCTGATCCTGCACTACCAGCCCCAGCTGGACCTGGCGACCGGCGCGGTCTCGGGCGTGGAGGCCCTGGTCCGGTGGAACCACCCGACCCGCGGCCTGGTCTATCCCGACGGATTCCTGTCCCTGGCCGAACACGCCGGGCTGATGGGCCGCCTCACCATGCAGGTGCTGGAGCTGGCCCTGGAACAGTGCCGGGACTGGCGGGCCGCCGGTCTCGACCTCACCGTCGCGGTGAACCTGTCCACCTCCAACCTGCACGACCCGACGCTGGCGGCGTATGTCGCGACGGCGCTGTCCCGGTACGGCGTGCCGCCGGCCGCGCTGCACCTGGAGGTCACCGAGGAGGTGCTGATGCGCGACGCCGCCCGGGCCACCGAGACCCTGGCCCAGCTGCGCGCGAACGGCATCCGGCTGGCCGTCGACGACTACGGGACCGGGTACTCCAGCCTGGCCTACCTGCATGCGCTGCCGGTGGACGACCTGAAGCTCGACCGTGCCTTCGTGGCCCACTGCGACACCGACCCGCGCAGCGCGGCGATCGTGAAGAGCACGGTCGAGCTGGCCCACAACCTCAACATGCGGCTGATCGCGGAAGGGGTGGAGAACGAGGTGGTGCTGGACCGCCTGCGGGAGTGGGACTGCGACCTGGTCCAGGGCTACCACCTGAGCCGGCCGCAGGCGGCGGACCGCCTCACCCCGTGGTTGCTGGAGCGGCAGGCGGCGCAGTCGCCGGCACCGTCGACTCGTGTGGCTTGGTAG
- a CDS encoding M6 family metalloprotease domain-containing protein, with product MLTVTGALTVTPAGAAPPGGADTETPWRTRHWPQTQPWQRDEPAALAEPGGGPQPIDPQHYELPDTMTWSDYRKVPGTNWADPAVHGSQRTFNGALVLVDYPNQPFVVTQPANSTIYQNPTGVQNLARDDVPAFYRDFLNKPGTLNRGHTIHEYWMEDSNGRFGIELSSFGVYRMASPSYEYGIESSMQHGRGCPAGAVCGRDLRGDARAAWIAAVGAEEAAKYDFVFFLSAGQDESSTWQEFGQMKFTTRDDVTDEFGPPDESLPNWNDTRYVPWTSWQASANIWPNAAAGSSVQAESSGMSTYAHEFSHILGVGDNYNNPYGIPARRDYSGPWEMLSRGTFNGPGGPHSRWLIPGTAGSSMGAQHMLRNKMKRHRRRRRGAEAVPGRPRPLRRRGDDGDGARGGQGPGRDHRDAGRRGQVGGL from the coding sequence GTGCTGACGGTCACGGGGGCGCTCACCGTGACACCGGCCGGGGCGGCGCCGCCGGGCGGTGCCGACACCGAGACGCCGTGGCGGACACGGCACTGGCCGCAGACCCAGCCGTGGCAGCGTGACGAGCCGGCCGCCCTGGCCGAGCCGGGCGGCGGGCCGCAGCCGATCGACCCGCAGCACTACGAGCTGCCGGACACGATGACCTGGTCGGACTACCGGAAGGTGCCCGGGACGAACTGGGCGGACCCGGCGGTGCACGGGTCGCAGCGCACCTTCAACGGCGCGCTGGTGCTGGTCGACTATCCGAACCAGCCGTTCGTGGTGACGCAGCCGGCGAACTCGACGATCTACCAGAACCCGACCGGCGTACAGAACCTGGCTCGTGACGACGTTCCGGCCTTCTATCGGGACTTCCTGAACAAGCCGGGCACGCTCAATCGCGGGCACACCATCCACGAGTACTGGATGGAGGATTCGAACGGGCGCTTCGGCATCGAGTTGAGCTCGTTCGGGGTCTACCGGATGGCGAGCCCGAGCTACGAGTACGGCATCGAGTCGTCCATGCAGCACGGCCGGGGCTGCCCGGCCGGCGCGGTCTGCGGTCGTGACCTGCGCGGCGACGCGCGCGCCGCGTGGATCGCCGCGGTCGGCGCGGAGGAGGCCGCCAAGTACGACTTCGTCTTCTTCCTGTCCGCCGGGCAGGACGAGTCGTCCACCTGGCAGGAATTCGGCCAGATGAAGTTCACCACCAGGGACGACGTCACCGACGAGTTCGGCCCGCCGGACGAGTCGCTGCCGAACTGGAACGACACCCGTTACGTCCCGTGGACCTCCTGGCAGGCCTCGGCGAACATCTGGCCCAACGCCGCCGCGGGCAGCTCGGTGCAGGCGGAGAGCTCCGGCATGTCGACCTACGCGCACGAGTTCAGCCACATCCTCGGCGTCGGCGACAACTACAACAATCCGTACGGGATCCCGGCCCGCCGCGACTACAGCGGACCGTGGGAGATGCTGAGCCGGGGCACGTTCAACGGGCCGGGCGGCCCGCACAGCCGGTGGCTGATCCCGGGCACCGCGGGCTCCTCGATGGGCGCGCAGCACATGCTGCGCAACAAGATGAAGCGGCATCGTCGACGACGCCGCGGTGCTGAAGCTGTCCCGGGACGCCCTCGCCCGCTCCGGCGTCGTGGTGACGACGGTGACGGCGCGCGAGGTGGACAAGGGCCGGGCCGGGATCACCGTGACGCTGGACGGCGGGGACAGGTCGGCGGCCTGTGA
- a CDS encoding putative bifunctional diguanylate cyclase/phosphodiesterase, which produces MRTERICSVEALVRWRHPERGVVAPDAFLPAAEQTGLIDPLTRWILGAALAQIGDWGAACDALSVAVNVSARNLARADFADAVLTALAEAGVPAARLIVEITETALMTDPAVAADVLGRLAAAGVRVSIDDFGQGQTSLAYLATLPLHELKIDKSFVDDLPDNIAHAAIVRSVIDLGHNLGLQVVAEGVETTEVADLLTAAGCDIAQGYLLARPMPADDLPSWLNARQATVG; this is translated from the coding sequence TTGCGTACGGAAAGAATCTGTTCTGTTGAAGCTCTTGTTCGGTGGCGGCATCCCGAGCGCGGTGTCGTGGCGCCGGACGCGTTCCTGCCGGCCGCCGAGCAGACCGGCCTGATCGATCCGCTGACGCGCTGGATCCTGGGCGCCGCGCTGGCGCAGATCGGCGACTGGGGAGCGGCGTGCGACGCGCTGAGCGTCGCGGTCAACGTGTCGGCCCGCAACCTGGCCCGCGCCGACTTCGCCGACGCCGTGCTGACCGCGCTGGCCGAGGCCGGGGTCCCCGCCGCCCGCCTGATCGTCGAGATCACCGAGACCGCGCTGATGACCGACCCGGCGGTCGCCGCCGACGTCCTGGGCCGCCTGGCCGCGGCGGGCGTGCGGGTCAGCATCGACGACTTCGGGCAGGGTCAGACCTCGCTGGCCTACCTGGCCACGCTGCCCCTGCACGAACTCAAGATCGACAAGAGTTTCGTCGATGACCTGCCGGACAACATCGCCCACGCCGCGATCGTCCGGTCGGTGATCGATCTCGGCCACAACCTGGGCCTTCAGGTGGTCGCCGAGGGGGTCGAGACGACCGAGGTCGCCGACCTGCTCACGGCCGCGGGCTGCGACATCGCGCAGGGCTACCTGCTGGCCCGCCCGATGCCCGCCGACGATCTGCCGTCCTGGCTGAACGCCCGGCAGGCCACGGTCGGCTGA
- a CDS encoding GGDEF domain-containing protein: protein MPSSWRLFLTYAGASLVPVLLLGLALSIALNHEARVRGIGVARVEAALVARTAIEPHLADRPLGLPLSAEETRELREMTAGAVGSGAIVRLRLRDTAGRVVFSDDGSGLGAEVGDEVLQAARGTAVAHLTRLNSDRNDTGPVGREVVEVYQPIIVNGSVAGILEIYLPYDQIAHEVSQGLRTVYLALAIGLAALWIILALISGSTIRRMAHQAGHDALTGLPNRVVFQRRAAAAVEAAERDGGSAAVVLVDVDRFKEVNDTLGHRIGDGLLRELGGRLAAAVRSGDTVARLGGDEFGLVLPDVGPDEAGPLLDRLRAAVEAEALVGTLPLSPEASFGYAVAPADGTDVDTLLRRADMAMYLAKGTRSGTARYDRRRDHYDAAQLALVAELRRAIEADELVL from the coding sequence GTGCCCTCGTCGTGGAGGTTGTTCCTCACGTATGCCGGCGCGAGTCTCGTCCCGGTTCTGCTGCTGGGACTGGCGTTGTCGATCGCGCTGAACCACGAGGCACGCGTCCGCGGGATCGGTGTCGCCCGGGTCGAGGCTGCCCTGGTCGCGCGCACCGCCATCGAGCCGCATCTCGCGGACCGCCCGCTCGGCCTGCCCCTGTCGGCCGAGGAGACGCGGGAGCTGCGGGAGATGACCGCCGGTGCGGTCGGATCGGGCGCGATCGTCCGGCTCCGGCTGCGCGACACGGCCGGCCGGGTGGTCTTCTCCGACGACGGGTCCGGGCTGGGCGCCGAGGTCGGCGACGAGGTGCTGCAAGCCGCCCGCGGCACCGCGGTGGCCCACCTGACCAGGCTCAACTCCGACCGCAACGACACCGGTCCGGTCGGCCGGGAGGTGGTGGAGGTCTACCAGCCGATCATCGTGAACGGTTCCGTGGCCGGCATTCTGGAGATCTATTTACCGTACGACCAGATCGCGCACGAGGTCAGCCAAGGCCTGCGGACGGTCTACCTCGCCCTGGCCATCGGTCTGGCCGCACTGTGGATCATCCTGGCCCTGATCAGCGGCTCGACCATACGCCGGATGGCCCACCAGGCCGGACACGACGCGCTCACCGGCCTGCCCAACCGCGTGGTGTTCCAGCGTCGTGCGGCCGCGGCGGTCGAGGCGGCCGAGCGGGACGGTGGCAGCGCGGCCGTGGTGCTGGTCGACGTCGACCGGTTCAAGGAGGTCAACGACACGCTCGGGCACCGTATCGGGGACGGCCTGCTGCGCGAGCTGGGTGGCCGCCTCGCCGCCGCGGTGCGCTCCGGGGACACCGTGGCGCGGCTCGGCGGTGACGAGTTCGGCCTGGTGCTGCCGGACGTCGGACCGGACGAGGCCGGGCCGCTGCTCGACCGGCTGCGCGCGGCGGTCGAGGCCGAGGCCCTGGTCGGCACGCTGCCGCTGTCGCCCGAGGCGAGTTTCGGGTACGCGGTGGCGCCCGCCGACGGCACCGACGTGGACACCCTGCTGCGGCGCGCCGACATGGCGATGTACCTGGCGAAGGGCACCCGCAGCGGGACCGCCCGCTACGACCGGCGCCGCGATCACTACGACGCCGCCCAGCTGGCCCTGGTCGCCGAGTTGCGCCGTGCGATCGAGGCGGACGAGCTGGTGCTGTAG
- a CDS encoding RICIN domain-containing protein yields MRWRTRLAAACAALSLVVAWPAPARADINDQWTTWISILPPGGPSASGRKVIDVRGRSLDPRATVQIWARQTTNNANQYWQMTKVYSVGSIHYYTIMNVRSGMCLDKSQDVPDADGNAVYQYPCIDGAYNQQWAFTPLETGAAAKWGLLVNRSDGRCLDATGGTDSYYDGAPLQVWLCNHRGYADWNQRWNIFL; encoded by the coding sequence ATGCGGTGGAGAACGAGACTGGCGGCGGCCTGCGCCGCTCTGAGCCTGGTGGTCGCCTGGCCGGCACCGGCCCGGGCCGACATCAACGACCAGTGGACCACCTGGATCAGCATCCTGCCTCCCGGCGGGCCCAGCGCCAGCGGCCGCAAGGTGATCGACGTCCGGGGCAGGTCGCTGGACCCCCGCGCCACCGTGCAGATCTGGGCGCGCCAGACCACCAACAACGCGAATCAGTACTGGCAGATGACCAAGGTGTATTCGGTCGGAAGCATCCACTACTACACCATCATGAATGTCCGATCCGGCATGTGCCTGGACAAGTCACAGGACGTTCCGGACGCCGACGGGAACGCCGTTTATCAGTACCCGTGCATCGACGGTGCGTACAACCAGCAGTGGGCGTTCACCCCGCTGGAGACCGGTGCCGCCGCCAAGTGGGGGCTGCTGGTCAACCGCAGCGACGGGCGGTGCCTGGATGCGACCGGCGGGACGGACTCCTATTACGACGGCGCGCCGTTGCAGGTCTGGCTCTGCAACCACCGTGGATACGCGGACTGGAACCAGCGCTGGAACATCTTCCTCTGA
- a CDS encoding alpha/beta fold hydrolase codes for MAHPTFAPITCTDSGGGGEAVVLIHGGGLADWFTPLAAEPALRDHRVIRLVRAGYTGAPAPRGLTVAGHSEQAAALLDHLGTGPAHVVAHSSGCTVALQLALDHPDAVRGLTLCEPPLVAPLAAPADRELLRTAFGPVIGTVMAAVARGDLPAAFDTFMTLVCGPGHRAVMTQALGAGRVADAVERSGYFFTEEMPAVDAWTVEPAALATLRPPVLLVQGGASPDPVHRLIAHLAEMIPGATVATVPGANHLLPLTDPGALGDLITRFSRATVRWC; via the coding sequence ATGGCGCATCCGACTTTCGCCCCGATCACCTGCACCGACTCCGGCGGGGGCGGTGAGGCCGTGGTGCTGATCCACGGCGGCGGGCTCGCCGACTGGTTCACCCCGCTGGCCGCCGAGCCGGCACTGCGCGATCACCGGGTGATCCGCCTGGTGCGGGCCGGATACACCGGCGCCCCGGCGCCGCGGGGGCTCACCGTCGCCGGCCACAGCGAGCAGGCCGCCGCCCTGCTCGATCACCTCGGCACGGGGCCCGCCCACGTGGTCGCGCACTCGTCGGGTTGCACGGTGGCGCTCCAGCTGGCCCTCGACCATCCCGATGCGGTCCGCGGCCTGACACTCTGCGAGCCGCCGCTGGTGGCGCCGCTCGCCGCTCCGGCGGATCGCGAGCTGCTGCGCACGGCGTTCGGCCCCGTGATCGGCACCGTCATGGCCGCTGTCGCCCGCGGCGATCTGCCGGCGGCGTTCGACACCTTCATGACGCTCGTGTGCGGGCCCGGCCATCGGGCGGTCATGACACAGGCGCTCGGAGCCGGACGCGTCGCGGACGCGGTCGAGCGCAGCGGGTACTTCTTCACGGAGGAGATGCCCGCGGTCGACGCCTGGACCGTGGAGCCGGCGGCCCTGGCGACCCTGCGCCCGCCGGTGCTGCTGGTGCAGGGCGGCGCCAGCCCCGATCCGGTGCACCGGTTGATCGCCCACCTGGCCGAGATGATCCCCGGCGCCACGGTCGCCACCGTCCCCGGCGCCAACCACCTGCTGCCGCTGACGGATCCGGGCGCGCTCGGCGACCTGATCACCCGGTTCAGCCGGGCCACGGTGCGATGGTGCTGA